From the Nonlabens marinus S1-08 genome, one window contains:
- a CDS encoding amidohydrolase family protein, producing MKKLLFSLLAVAAMTSHAQEYFPNNDDISAVSSASRAITNATIITAPGKKIENASILIKDGKIVEIGKNIKIPKNALVEDATGTFIYPSFIEAYGDFGMEKPSRTSRGGQQYDEGRKGFYWNDHIRPEQNAIDFYEYDEKAAKSMMEAGYGTVQTHLHDGIARGTGMLVALNTNGDDSGRVLKNSNGAYYSFDRSSQTNQSYPTSLMGTLALLRQAHFDADWYAKGKSKTKDRSLEALNNTKNMVQYIEAGDKKNILRADKLGDRVGKQFIIVGGMDAYEMIDDIKATNAQLILPMDFEDAYDVTNPYQEWYINLSTMRDWKQGPANPMMLQKAGINYAITTHGLKSPGDLKEKLMRAMEYGLTADQALAALTTVPAKMLQADAMIGTLEKGKLANFIVTSGELFDKDTDIYENWVQGSKHQLKDRSILNVDGTYTTSLNGENYTMTISGDSKSVVVKQDSTKLGSKISRNGDWITVTTTQKDTTDKSYNRWNAKLGPDNSMISGKVYLADGTERNFTARKTTTDEKSEDDKKDDEDKDEDMAMKEMGPLTYPNVAFGSITKPVAETILYKNATVWTNEADGILENTDVLVKNGKISKVGSNLGAGGARVIDATGMHLTSGIIDEHSHIGIDGGVNEAGHNSTAEVTIEDVVDHEDINLYRDLAGGVTTSQLLHGSANPIGGRSAIIKLKWGYKPDEMIYNNSPKFIKFALGENVKQSRYDNGVRFPQTRMGVEQVFEDYFTRGQAYDKSRGTDDFRYDEEMEVISEILKGERYVSCHSYVQSEINMMMEVAERYGFVLNTFTHILEGYKVADKMAEHGAGGSTFSDWWAYKYEVLDAIPYNGAIMHSQGVVTAFNSDDAEMSRRLNQEAAKAVKYGDVSEEEAWKFVTLNPAKLLHIDDRTGSIKEGKDADLVLWNTNPLDIQATAQMTMIDGAVFFDIKKDEQMRAAVKKERQQLVNEMIMAKNKGLKTQAPKQAVKTLYDCDTIEW from the coding sequence ATGAAAAAATTACTTTTTTCACTCTTGGCGGTGGCTGCAATGACCTCACATGCCCAAGAGTATTTTCCTAACAACGACGACATATCTGCCGTTAGTAGTGCCTCCCGGGCAATTACTAATGCCACGATTATAACGGCGCCTGGGAAAAAAATTGAAAACGCCTCCATTCTAATAAAGGATGGCAAAATTGTAGAAATAGGCAAAAACATCAAGATTCCTAAAAATGCTCTTGTAGAGGATGCCACAGGAACCTTTATTTATCCTTCTTTTATTGAAGCTTATGGTGATTTTGGAATGGAAAAACCTTCCAGAACATCTCGTGGTGGACAGCAGTATGATGAAGGCCGCAAAGGTTTTTACTGGAATGATCACATCAGACCAGAGCAAAATGCCATCGATTTTTATGAATACGATGAGAAAGCCGCTAAAAGCATGATGGAAGCCGGTTATGGAACCGTTCAAACCCACTTGCATGATGGTATCGCCCGTGGTACTGGAATGTTAGTTGCCTTAAATACCAACGGTGACGATTCTGGCAGAGTTTTGAAAAACTCAAACGGTGCTTATTACTCCTTTGACCGCAGCAGTCAGACCAACCAATCCTACCCTACTTCACTGATGGGGACGCTAGCTTTATTGCGTCAAGCGCATTTTGATGCCGACTGGTATGCTAAAGGAAAATCAAAAACTAAAGACCGTTCTCTTGAAGCTTTGAACAATACCAAGAACATGGTGCAATACATAGAAGCTGGAGATAAGAAGAATATTCTGAGAGCAGATAAACTTGGGGATCGCGTAGGCAAACAATTCATCATTGTAGGTGGAATGGACGCTTATGAAATGATCGATGATATCAAAGCAACTAATGCTCAATTGATCCTACCAATGGATTTTGAAGATGCCTATGATGTAACCAATCCTTACCAAGAATGGTACATCAACTTATCTACCATGCGCGACTGGAAACAAGGTCCTGCTAACCCAATGATGCTTCAAAAAGCAGGAATAAATTATGCAATTACCACCCATGGGTTGAAGTCTCCTGGAGATCTTAAGGAAAAACTGATGAGAGCTATGGAATATGGCTTAACCGCTGACCAAGCACTTGCTGCTTTAACTACTGTACCGGCAAAAATGCTTCAAGCAGATGCCATGATTGGTACGCTGGAAAAAGGAAAGCTGGCCAACTTCATCGTTACTTCCGGTGAATTGTTTGATAAGGATACGGACATCTATGAGAATTGGGTTCAGGGATCTAAGCATCAGTTAAAAGACCGCAGCATTCTAAATGTAGACGGTACCTATACCACTTCTCTTAACGGTGAAAACTACACGATGACTATTTCTGGTGATTCTAAATCAGTTGTGGTAAAGCAAGACAGCACCAAATTAGGTAGTAAGATTTCTAGAAATGGAGACTGGATCACTGTAACCACCACCCAAAAAGACACTACTGATAAAAGTTATAACCGCTGGAACGCAAAGCTAGGTCCTGACAATTCCATGATTAGTGGTAAAGTCTACCTTGCTGATGGAACCGAAAGAAACTTCACGGCTCGAAAAACGACGACAGATGAAAAGTCAGAAGATGACAAGAAAGACGATGAGGACAAGGATGAAGATATGGCCATGAAAGAAATGGGCCCTTTGACCTATCCTAATGTTGCTTTTGGATCTATCACAAAACCAGTAGCGGAAACCATTCTTTACAAGAACGCCACGGTGTGGACTAATGAAGCGGATGGTATTCTAGAAAACACAGATGTTTTAGTCAAAAATGGTAAAATTTCAAAAGTAGGCTCCAACCTAGGCGCTGGTGGTGCTAGAGTTATTGACGCTACAGGAATGCATTTAACTAGCGGTATCATTGATGAACACTCTCACATAGGTATCGATGGTGGTGTCAACGAAGCTGGACATAATTCTACAGCGGAAGTTACTATTGAAGACGTTGTCGATCATGAAGACATCAACTTATATCGTGATCTTGCGGGTGGTGTAACTACTTCGCAACTATTACATGGTTCCGCTAACCCTATAGGTGGGCGTAGTGCCATCATCAAATTGAAATGGGGTTATAAACCAGATGAGATGATTTATAACAACTCTCCTAAGTTCATCAAGTTTGCACTAGGTGAAAACGTAAAGCAATCTAGATATGATAACGGAGTTCGCTTCCCACAAACACGTATGGGTGTTGAGCAGGTATTTGAAGATTACTTTACCAGAGGCCAGGCTTATGACAAATCTCGTGGTACTGATGACTTTAGATATGATGAAGAAATGGAAGTCATTTCTGAAATCCTAAAAGGAGAACGCTATGTTTCCTGTCACTCTTATGTACAAAGTGAAATCAACATGATGATGGAAGTGGCAGAGCGTTACGGCTTTGTTCTCAATACATTCACACATATTTTAGAAGGTTACAAAGTGGCTGATAAGATGGCTGAACACGGCGCTGGTGGTTCCACCTTCTCTGACTGGTGGGCTTACAAATATGAAGTGCTAGATGCCATACCTTACAATGGAGCGATCATGCACTCGCAAGGAGTGGTAACAGCATTCAATAGTGATGATGCCGAAATGTCTAGAAGACTGAATCAAGAAGCAGCTAAAGCCGTCAAATACGGTGACGTGAGCGAGGAAGAAGCTTGGAAGTTTGTAACACTCAACCCGGCTAAATTACTTCACATTGATGACCGTACTGGTAGTATCAAAGAAGGTAAGGATGCAGATTTAGTTCTTTGGAACACAAATCCTTTAGATATTCAAGCGACAGCGCAAATGACGATGATTGATGGAGCGGTATTCTTTGATATAAAGAAAGATGAGCAAATGAGAGCTGCCGTTAAAAAAGAGCGTCAGCAATTAGTTAATGAAATGATCATGGCAAAAAATAAAGGTCTTAAAACACAGGCACCTAAACAAGCCGTGAAAACCCTTTATGATTGTGATACAATAGAATGGTAA